A genomic segment from Roseibium algicola encodes:
- a CDS encoding haloacid dehalogenase type II, whose amino-acid sequence MAHAAYVFDAYGTLFDVHAAVRKHAEKLGPDAQRLSSLWREKQLEYSWVRALMGKYLDFWELTQQGLDTAFALVPSADKSLREDLLSAYWELDCYPEVPQVLTNLKATGAKIAILSNGSPAMLEAAAKAAGLKELFDEIFSVDALRTFKTDPQVYEMVTTHFRIYPEEVSFQSSNRWDIAGATAFGFRTVWMNRMGMPDEYPDLSPKAVLADLTGLATLG is encoded by the coding sequence ATGGCGCATGCAGCTTACGTGTTCGATGCGTATGGAACCTTGTTCGATGTGCATGCCGCCGTCCGCAAACATGCGGAGAAGCTCGGACCGGATGCCCAGAGGCTGTCGTCTCTCTGGCGGGAAAAGCAGCTTGAATATTCCTGGGTGCGTGCCCTCATGGGCAAGTATCTGGACTTCTGGGAACTGACCCAGCAAGGCCTGGACACCGCATTCGCCCTGGTGCCTTCCGCTGACAAGTCGTTGCGCGAAGATCTTCTCAGCGCCTATTGGGAACTTGATTGTTACCCGGAAGTGCCGCAGGTGCTGACCAACCTCAAGGCAACCGGCGCTAAAATCGCGATCCTGTCCAACGGATCTCCGGCCATGCTCGAAGCTGCCGCCAAGGCCGCCGGATTGAAGGAACTTTTCGACGAAATCTTTTCCGTCGACGCCCTTCGAACCTTCAAGACCGATCCGCAGGTCTATGAAATGGTCACGACCCATTTCCGGATCTATCCGGAAGAGGTTTCCTTCCAGTCTTCAAACCGTTGGGATATTGCCGGTGCTACCGCATTCGGGTTCCGTACCGTGTGGATGAACCGGATGGGCATGCCTGACGAATATCCGGACCTTTCTCCCAAGGCGGTTCTGGCGGATCTGACAGGGCTCGCCACACTCGGCTGA
- a CDS encoding helix-turn-helix domain-containing protein: MPIIIELDVMLARRKMRSKELAERIGITEQNVSLLKSGKVKGVRFETLEKICDVLDCQPGDILIYEPEKTPED; encoded by the coding sequence ATGCCCATCATCATTGAACTGGACGTAATGCTCGCCCGCAGGAAGATGCGGTCCAAGGAGCTTGCCGAACGCATTGGCATCACCGAGCAGAATGTTTCGCTGCTCAAGTCCGGAAAAGTGAAGGGTGTCCGTTTCGAGACCCTGGAAAAGATCTGCGACGTGCTCGACTGCCAACCCGGTGACATTCTGATTTACGAGCCCGAAAAAACTCCGGAAGATTAG
- a CDS encoding TRAP transporter large permease: protein MGLEIGIEWLTLIMFGSLLVLLMAGLPLAFVTGGLACVFLFFLGDERALNIVPSRIFPLMTNYQLSAIPLFIFMASMLERAGIINDMFDVIYKVLGGVKGGLAAATIIASTVLAAMVGVIGAAVVTMGIIALPAMLKRNYDPKIAMGSIMAGGTLGILIPPSILAIIYAVVAEQSVGELFIGAVIPGLLLSGLYILYVIVSCMIDPRKGPPIPEEERIPFKEKVRLLSNMSAPIALIVIVLGVIFTGVATPVEAAGIGTFGAIVVAAIHRNLDWQTLREASLTTLKASAMVIWIMFGATIFVGLYVLEGGQQFVQGALEATGLGPWGILIIMQIVLVVLGMFLDWVGILLLCVPIFVPIIKALGAASFGLDSPDDLVLWFGVLYLVNMQMSFLSPPFGYALFYLRGVAPADIPMTDIFKSALPFLALQVLGLALCMLFPGLITWLPNLVYG, encoded by the coding sequence ATGGGACTTGAAATCGGAATCGAGTGGCTGACACTCATCATGTTCGGCTCGCTGCTGGTCCTCTTGATGGCAGGGCTGCCGCTGGCCTTCGTTACGGGAGGGCTCGCCTGTGTGTTCCTGTTCTTCCTGGGTGACGAGCGGGCGCTCAACATCGTGCCGTCGCGCATTTTTCCGCTGATGACCAACTACCAGCTATCGGCAATCCCGCTGTTCATATTCATGGCATCGATGCTGGAACGGGCCGGCATCATCAACGACATGTTCGATGTCATCTACAAGGTGCTTGGCGGCGTGAAGGGCGGCCTGGCGGCTGCCACCATCATCGCCTCCACCGTACTGGCGGCCATGGTGGGTGTCATCGGGGCGGCTGTTGTCACGATGGGCATCATCGCCCTGCCCGCTATGCTGAAGCGAAACTACGATCCTAAGATCGCCATGGGCTCGATCATGGCCGGCGGAACGCTCGGCATCCTGATCCCACCGTCGATCCTGGCAATCATCTACGCCGTCGTGGCCGAACAGTCCGTTGGTGAGCTCTTCATCGGCGCGGTCATTCCCGGCCTGCTGCTGTCCGGGCTCTACATCCTTTATGTGATCGTCAGCTGCATGATCGACCCCAGAAAAGGCCCGCCGATCCCGGAGGAAGAACGTATTCCGTTCAAGGAAAAGGTCCGGCTGCTGTCGAACATGTCTGCGCCGATCGCGCTGATCGTGATCGTGCTGGGCGTGATCTTCACCGGCGTCGCAACTCCGGTGGAAGCAGCCGGCATCGGCACCTTCGGCGCCATCGTCGTGGCCGCCATCCACCGCAATCTCGATTGGCAGACACTGCGCGAAGCCTCGCTGACCACCTTGAAGGCTTCGGCCATGGTGATCTGGATCATGTTCGGCGCGACCATCTTCGTTGGTCTTTATGTACTGGAAGGCGGTCAGCAATTCGTGCAAGGCGCGCTGGAAGCCACCGGCCTCGGCCCATGGGGCATTCTGATCATCATGCAGATCGTGCTTGTCGTCCTGGGCATGTTCCTGGACTGGGTCGGTATCCTGCTCCTGTGCGTGCCGATCTTCGTGCCGATCATCAAGGCGCTCGGAGCGGCCTCCTTCGGGCTCGACAGCCCGGACGATCTGGTGCTGTGGTTCGGTGTTCTCTATCTGGTGAACATGCAGATGAGCTTCCTGTCACCACCGTTCGGCTACGCACTCTTCTACCTGCGAGGCGTCGCTCCGGCGGACATTCCGATGACAGACATCTTCAAGTCTGCCCTGCCCTTCCTGGCGCTTCAGGTGCTTGGACTGGCATTGTGCATGCTGTTCCCCGGACTGATCACCTGGTTGCCGAACCTGGTCTACGGATAA
- the dctP gene encoding TRAP transporter substrate-binding protein DctP, with product MKQLTTRRQALRTLAGAGTVGAATLAAPHIASAQGQTTTWKIQTSWPGGAGLQIFKDWCATIAEKTGGELAFQPFGANDVVGDFQLFDAVKNGVLDAVNPFTIYAQGIIPAATFLTSYPLGMRNPHEWDVFYYSLGGLEIARELYAAQNMMFVGPVHHGPNIIHSKVPIRSIDDFRGRKMRLPGGMVAEVFTEIGAETTVLPGSEIFPALEKGTIDVADYVGPAVNYALGFSQVTKYISMGPPGFMSLYQPVDLMDITVGMDAWNALSPQMQQFVEMETHVYSDMHHAAIQKADQEAWAKFEADGTEITRLSQDDVELMTEVAVPIWFNYANRDKDSARLFKIQLDYMMSGSLGYVTPEQVEGLELDL from the coding sequence ATGAAACAACTTACGACTCGCAGGCAGGCCCTGCGGACGCTCGCAGGTGCCGGCACGGTCGGAGCAGCGACACTCGCTGCGCCGCATATCGCTTCGGCACAAGGCCAGACGACGACCTGGAAAATCCAGACGTCCTGGCCAGGCGGTGCCGGTTTGCAGATCTTCAAGGACTGGTGCGCAACCATTGCCGAAAAGACAGGCGGGGAGCTCGCCTTCCAGCCATTCGGCGCCAACGACGTCGTGGGCGATTTCCAGCTGTTCGACGCCGTCAAGAATGGCGTTCTGGACGCGGTCAACCCGTTCACGATCTATGCGCAGGGCATCATCCCCGCGGCCACCTTCCTGACGAGTTATCCGCTCGGTATGCGCAACCCGCACGAATGGGACGTGTTCTACTATTCCCTTGGCGGTCTTGAGATCGCCCGTGAACTCTACGCCGCACAGAACATGATGTTTGTCGGACCGGTGCATCACGGCCCCAACATCATCCACTCCAAGGTGCCGATCCGCTCCATCGATGACTTCCGCGGCCGCAAGATGCGCCTGCCGGGCGGCATGGTCGCCGAAGTCTTCACAGAGATCGGCGCGGAAACGACGGTGCTTCCGGGATCGGAGATTTTCCCGGCACTTGAAAAAGGCACCATCGACGTCGCCGATTATGTCGGTCCGGCGGTCAACTATGCCCTCGGCTTCAGCCAGGTCACCAAATACATTTCCATGGGCCCTCCGGGCTTCATGTCGCTGTATCAGCCGGTCGACCTGATGGACATCACCGTCGGCATGGATGCCTGGAATGCGCTCAGCCCGCAGATGCAGCAGTTCGTCGAGATGGAAACACACGTCTATTCCGACATGCACCATGCAGCCATCCAGAAGGCAGACCAGGAAGCCTGGGCGAAGTTCGAGGCCGACGGCACCGAAATCACCCGGCTCAGCCAGGACGATGTCGAACTGATGACCGAAGTCGCCGTTCCGATCTGGTTCAACTATGCGAACCGGGACAAGGACAGCGCGCGCCTCTTCAAGATTCAGCTCGACTACATGATGTCCGGTTCACTCGGCTACGTCACGCCGGAGCAGGTCGAAGGCCTCGAACTCGACCTCTGA
- a CDS encoding TRAP transporter small permease subunit produces the protein MPHLDFTLPHWAYWLGLIIFPLIAAALAKRPKPTERRYSLVLGYFILVTGGILGLHRLYLKSLIGLVYIPVFVLILYANAQSQDARAVVSDMANAVRQAERTLEREGERVKTAEADLPALRQKLAEAEAQAEEGSFAKRRAERDVQRAEQRVEQGKTRVAEAEATLETARPAAVTARETLDFWGNVAKYAFWLLLAGVAVDALLLPRLVSKANENLPPDPELSEAEKKLKELEEAERKDDADHVSSGWTGWIDRLSLYCGEFVSYWAVIAVLVYYFEVMSRYVFGSPTNWAHEAMYLMFGMQYLIAGSYAMLTESHVRVDVFYAPLSPRRKAIVDLLTSVFFFIFAGTLLVTSWIFAFDAIAVPSGNSLVSDWARGEIGFSDVVASWNLAQWTDPNIRWGEISFNEWEVPLWPMKWVMVLGGLLLVLQGISKFAQDIRAVMGRA, from the coding sequence ATGCCTCATCTGGACTTTACCCTGCCGCATTGGGCCTATTGGCTGGGGCTGATCATCTTTCCGCTGATCGCCGCTGCCCTTGCCAAGCGGCCGAAGCCGACTGAACGGCGCTACTCGCTGGTGCTCGGCTATTTCATTCTTGTCACCGGCGGCATCCTGGGTCTGCATCGGCTTTACCTGAAAAGCCTGATCGGGCTGGTCTATATCCCGGTCTTCGTGCTGATCCTCTACGCCAACGCGCAAAGCCAGGATGCGCGCGCGGTTGTCTCGGACATGGCCAACGCAGTGCGACAGGCGGAGCGCACGCTCGAGCGCGAAGGCGAAAGGGTGAAGACCGCAGAGGCCGATCTTCCTGCCTTGCGCCAAAAGCTCGCCGAGGCGGAAGCGCAGGCCGAAGAAGGCAGCTTTGCCAAGCGCCGCGCGGAACGGGATGTCCAGCGCGCCGAACAACGTGTCGAACAGGGCAAGACCCGGGTTGCGGAGGCCGAGGCAACTCTGGAGACCGCCCGCCCGGCTGCCGTAACAGCTCGCGAAACCCTCGATTTCTGGGGCAATGTTGCCAAGTACGCCTTCTGGCTCCTGCTTGCAGGTGTGGCGGTCGACGCACTCCTCCTGCCCCGGCTGGTTTCCAAAGCAAACGAGAACCTGCCACCGGACCCGGAACTCAGCGAGGCGGAAAAGAAGCTCAAGGAGCTTGAAGAAGCCGAGCGCAAGGACGATGCGGATCACGTCTCTTCCGGCTGGACCGGCTGGATTGACCGGCTCTCGCTCTACTGTGGCGAGTTTGTCAGCTACTGGGCGGTGATCGCCGTTCTTGTCTACTACTTCGAGGTCATGAGCCGCTACGTCTTCGGCAGCCCGACCAACTGGGCTCACGAGGCGATGTACCTCATGTTCGGCATGCAGTACCTGATCGCCGGGTCCTACGCCATGCTGACGGAATCCCACGTACGGGTCGATGTCTTCTATGCGCCGCTGTCGCCGCGCCGCAAGGCAATTGTCGATCTACTGACATCCGTCTTCTTCTTCATCTTCGCCGGCACCCTGCTGGTGACTTCGTGGATCTTCGCGTTCGATGCCATCGCGGTTCCCTCCGGCAACTCGCTGGTATCTGACTGGGCACGCGGTGAAATCGGCTTCAGCGATGTCGTTGCAAGCTGGAACCTTGCCCAGTGGACCGATCCGAACATCCGCTGGGGCGAAATCAGCTTCAACGAATGGGAAGTGCCGCTCTGGCCAATGAAGTGGGTCATGGTGCTCGGCGGGTTGCTGCTGGTGCTCCAGGGAATTTCCAAATTCGCGCAGGACATCCGCGCAGTGATGGGCAGGGCTTGA
- a CDS encoding VOC family protein — MEQRISVTTLVVEDVAEARRFFEDGLGWQVHSSPGPEVVFFQVPGSVFALYGRASLEEEIGRSVTDSPTGAVTLAWNGRSEAEVDTSFLKALAAGARSVKEPQKAFWGGYSSYVEVPGGHLLEIAYNPFWPVEEDGAITLPPVQ; from the coding sequence ATGGAACAGCGCATTTCCGTGACGACGCTCGTGGTCGAAGACGTTGCCGAGGCACGCCGCTTCTTCGAAGACGGCCTGGGATGGCAGGTTCATTCCTCCCCAGGCCCCGAAGTGGTCTTTTTCCAGGTTCCCGGCAGTGTATTTGCCCTCTATGGCCGCGCCTCCCTGGAAGAGGAAATCGGACGCTCTGTCACCGACAGCCCCACCGGTGCGGTGACGCTCGCCTGGAACGGCAGGTCGGAAGCCGAGGTGGACACAAGCTTCCTGAAAGCGCTCGCCGCGGGTGCCCGATCGGTCAAGGAACCCCAGAAAGCCTTCTGGGGCGGGTATTCCTCTTACGTGGAAGTCCCCGGCGGTCACCTGCTCGAGATTGCCTATAACCCGTTCTGGCCGGTGGAAGAGGATGGCGCAATCACCCTGCCTCCAGTCCAATAG
- a CDS encoding branched-chain amino acid aminotransferase, whose translation MSGWSDTWTWIDGTWHEGNPPIMGPRTHASWLGSSVFDGARYFEGVMPDIDLHCKRVNDSAVALGMKPTMKVGEMVELTKEGCAKFGGDQQIYVKPMYWVESDGPGVIVGDPDSTRFCLCLFDAPMAPKDAAMSITLSPFRRPTVECMPVNAKAGCLYPNNARAMLEAKGRGFDNAVVRDMLGNVAELTSANIFMAKEGKVHTPVPNGTFLNGITRQRVIQLLRSVGYDVFERTMDYGEFLEADEIFSTGNYSKVTPVKRIEDRDLQPGPIAARARELYWEFSHA comes from the coding sequence ATGAGCGGATGGAGTGACACCTGGACCTGGATCGACGGGACTTGGCACGAGGGCAATCCGCCGATCATGGGCCCGCGCACACATGCTTCCTGGCTCGGTTCCAGCGTTTTTGACGGCGCCCGCTACTTTGAAGGTGTGATGCCGGACATCGATCTCCACTGCAAACGCGTCAACGACAGTGCCGTGGCGCTGGGCATGAAGCCGACCATGAAGGTTGGTGAAATGGTCGAGCTCACCAAGGAAGGCTGCGCCAAATTCGGTGGTGACCAGCAGATCTACGTCAAGCCCATGTACTGGGTCGAAAGTGACGGACCCGGGGTGATCGTGGGCGATCCGGACAGCACGCGGTTCTGCCTGTGCCTGTTCGATGCGCCGATGGCACCCAAGGATGCGGCGATGAGCATCACGCTGTCTCCATTCCGCCGTCCGACTGTTGAATGCATGCCTGTCAACGCCAAGGCCGGCTGCCTTTATCCCAACAATGCGAGAGCGATGCTGGAGGCCAAGGGGCGCGGCTTCGACAACGCGGTCGTTCGCGACATGCTGGGCAATGTCGCTGAACTGACATCGGCCAATATCTTCATGGCCAAGGAAGGCAAGGTACACACGCCGGTTCCCAACGGCACCTTCCTGAACGGCATTACCCGTCAGCGCGTCATTCAGCTGCTGCGGTCCGTTGGCTATGACGTTTTCGAGCGCACCATGGACTATGGCGAGTTCCTGGAAGCCGACGAGATCTTCTCGACCGGGAACTACAGCAAGGTAACGCCGGTCAAGCGGATCGAGGACCGCGACCTGCAGCCGGGTCCGATCGCGGCTCGCGCAAGAGAACTCTACTGGGAATTTTCCCACGCCTGA
- the scpA gene encoding methylmalonyl-CoA mutase — MSRIPNFADKPFRKIVKAADAGSQESWQTPEDIVVPPVYGAQDLEGLKHLDTWPGLPPFLRGPYPTMYVQQPWTVRQYAGFSTAEDSNAFYRRNLAAGQKGLSVAFDLATHRGYDSDHPRVSGDVGMAGVAIDSIYDMRTLFSGIPLDKMSVSMTMNGAVLPVLALYIVAAEEQGVAQKDLSGTIQNDILKEFMVRNTYIYPPKHSMRIISDIFKYTSQNMPRFNSISISGYHMQEAGATADLELAYTIADGIEYARAGVAAGMDIDQFAPRLSFFWAIGMNFFMEVAKLRAARLIWATLMEENFQPKNPKSLSLRTHSQTSGWSLTAQDVFNNVIRTCVEAMAATQGHTQSLHTNALDEALALPTDFSARIARNTQLFLQQESGTTQVIDPWGGSYYVEKLTADLAEKAMAHIREVEELGGMAKAIEKGIPKLRIEEAAAKTQARIDSGAQTVVGVNKFKPESEQAIDVLKVDNAQVRAAQIDKLKRLREERNEAETQAALEALTQCAASGDGNLLDLSVKAARAKATVGEISLAMEKVFDRHKAEIKSIAGVYKREAGAMSGTIEKVQKLVEAFEDNDGRRPRILVAKMGQDGHDRGQKVIASAFADLGFDVDIGPLFQTPEEAARQAVENDVHVVGVSSLAAGHLTLVPALRRALAEEGREDIMIVVGGVVPPQDYDELYKSGAAAIFPPGTVIAEAAIGLIGKLNEQLGYGSAEAAE; from the coding sequence ATGAGCAGGATCCCGAATTTCGCTGACAAGCCGTTCCGGAAAATCGTGAAGGCTGCGGACGCCGGCTCGCAGGAGAGCTGGCAAACGCCGGAAGACATCGTTGTGCCGCCTGTCTATGGGGCGCAGGATCTTGAGGGACTGAAACATCTGGATACCTGGCCGGGCCTGCCGCCGTTTCTGCGCGGTCCTTACCCGACGATGTATGTCCAGCAGCCCTGGACAGTGCGCCAGTATGCCGGGTTCTCAACGGCCGAAGATTCAAACGCCTTTTACCGGCGTAACCTTGCCGCCGGTCAGAAGGGCCTGTCGGTGGCCTTCGACCTTGCCACGCACCGCGGGTACGACAGCGATCATCCGCGTGTTTCGGGTGATGTCGGCATGGCAGGGGTGGCGATCGATTCCATCTATGACATGCGTACGCTCTTTTCCGGCATTCCGCTGGACAAGATGAGCGTCTCCATGACCATGAACGGCGCAGTGCTGCCGGTGCTGGCGCTTTACATCGTTGCGGCGGAAGAGCAGGGCGTTGCCCAGAAGGACCTTTCAGGCACCATTCAGAACGATATTCTGAAGGAGTTCATGGTCCGCAACACCTATATCTATCCGCCCAAGCACTCCATGCGGATCATCTCGGACATCTTCAAATACACGTCCCAGAACATGCCGCGCTTCAATTCGATCTCCATTTCCGGCTACCACATGCAGGAAGCGGGGGCGACGGCGGATCTGGAGCTGGCATATACGATTGCCGACGGCATCGAATATGCCCGCGCCGGTGTCGCCGCCGGCATGGACATTGACCAGTTCGCACCGCGGCTGTCCTTCTTCTGGGCGATCGGCATGAACTTCTTCATGGAAGTTGCCAAGCTGCGTGCCGCGCGCCTGATCTGGGCGACCCTGATGGAAGAAAACTTCCAGCCGAAAAACCCGAAATCCCTGTCGCTGCGCACCCATTCGCAGACCTCCGGCTGGTCACTGACGGCACAGGACGTCTTCAACAACGTCATTAGAACCTGTGTGGAAGCCATGGCGGCAACGCAGGGGCATACGCAGTCGCTGCACACGAATGCGCTGGACGAGGCGCTGGCTCTGCCGACCGACTTCTCCGCACGTATCGCCCGCAACACGCAGCTGTTTCTGCAGCAGGAAAGCGGCACGACGCAGGTGATCGATCCCTGGGGCGGTTCCTATTACGTCGAGAAGCTGACGGCAGACCTTGCCGAGAAGGCCATGGCGCACATCCGCGAAGTGGAAGAGCTTGGCGGCATGGCGAAGGCCATCGAGAAGGGTATTCCGAAGCTGCGGATCGAGGAAGCAGCCGCCAAGACACAGGCGCGCATCGACAGCGGTGCGCAAACCGTGGTCGGCGTCAACAAGTTCAAGCCGGAAAGCGAACAGGCGATCGACGTCCTGAAGGTCGACAACGCCCAGGTGCGCGCCGCGCAGATCGACAAGCTCAAGCGCCTGCGTGAAGAGCGCAACGAGGCCGAGACCCAGGCCGCCCTGGAAGCGTTGACCCAATGTGCCGCGTCCGGTGACGGCAATCTGCTGGATCTTTCGGTCAAGGCCGCACGGGCCAAGGCAACCGTGGGTGAAATCTCCCTGGCAATGGAGAAAGTGTTTGACCGGCACAAGGCCGAGATCAAGTCGATTGCCGGTGTCTACAAACGGGAGGCCGGAGCCATGTCCGGAACCATCGAGAAAGTCCAGAAGCTGGTGGAAGCCTTTGAAGACAACGATGGCCGCCGACCGCGTATCCTGGTCGCCAAGATGGGGCAGGACGGACACGACCGCGGTCAGAAGGTGATTGCCTCGGCGTTTGCCGATCTCGGTTTCGACGTTGATATCGGGCCCTTGTTCCAGACCCCGGAAGAGGCTGCCCGCCAGGCGGTCGAAAACGATGTTCACGTGGTCGGCGTGTCATCGCTGGCGGCGGGCCATCTGACACTGGTGCCGGCTCTGAGGCGGGCGCTGGCGGAAGAAGGCCGGGAAGACATTATGATCGTCGTTGGCGGTGTTGTGCCTCCGCAGGATTATGACGAACTCTACAAGTCCGGGGCAGCGGCGATCTTCCCACCGGGAACCGTGATTGCGGAAGCGGCCATCGGTTTGATCGGCAAACTCAACGAGCAATTGGGATATGGCTCCGCTGAAGCAGCTGAATAA
- a CDS encoding YbfB/YjiJ family MFS transporter, producing MSPISRSPAALAFGGLLALAAAMGIGRFVYTPILPFMTDGLQLPPDDAGLIASANFLGYLAGALAGASRSLPGNPRLWFLGGLLASALTSAAMALTTSLSLFLLIRFASGVASAFALVFSTSLILERLTAAGRGGLSALHFAGVGCGIAFSAVLVALLAHLGADWRGLWLASGAATLCFLLVAAFLVPSEPSPQPVTAPAQNSPDETPASPFGSASRIRLILAYGLFGFGYVITATFVNTIARANPALQSTEAFVWLTVGLCAAPSIYVWNRIAARMGTRKGFALACVLEAAGVALTAVSTAPGLFLFGAALLGATFMGITALGLMEARREVSRDGPAAIRQMLAVLTASFGVGQMAGPWVAGQMHHLTGSFTASSLAAAAALVVAAALVVR from the coding sequence ATGTCACCCATCTCGCGCTCTCCTGCCGCATTGGCTTTCGGCGGTCTGCTCGCCCTTGCTGCCGCGATGGGCATCGGCCGGTTCGTCTATACCCCTATCCTGCCCTTCATGACCGACGGCCTGCAGTTGCCGCCCGATGATGCCGGCCTGATCGCGTCCGCGAATTTTCTCGGATATCTGGCCGGAGCTCTTGCCGGCGCCTCAAGGTCCCTGCCCGGTAATCCCCGGCTGTGGTTTCTCGGTGGGCTTCTTGCCAGCGCCCTGACCAGTGCCGCCATGGCGCTGACCACTTCCCTGTCTCTGTTTCTGTTGATCCGCTTCGCCAGCGGCGTCGCAAGCGCCTTTGCGCTGGTATTTTCAACCAGCCTGATCCTGGAGCGGCTGACGGCAGCCGGTCGCGGCGGCTTGAGCGCCCTCCACTTTGCCGGGGTCGGCTGCGGCATTGCCTTTTCCGCCGTTCTGGTTGCCCTCCTGGCGCATCTGGGGGCAGATTGGCGTGGGCTCTGGCTGGCCAGTGGCGCTGCCACGCTTTGCTTTCTTCTGGTGGCTGCATTTCTGGTGCCGTCCGAGCCGTCTCCCCAGCCGGTCACCGCACCTGCGCAAAACTCCCCCGACGAAACCCCGGCATCTCCGTTTGGCTCTGCCAGTCGCATCCGCCTCATTCTGGCCTACGGTCTGTTCGGTTTCGGCTATGTCATCACCGCGACCTTCGTCAATACGATCGCACGCGCCAATCCGGCGCTTCAATCAACCGAAGCCTTCGTCTGGTTGACAGTTGGGCTGTGCGCGGCACCTTCAATTTACGTCTGGAACAGGATTGCCGCCCGCATGGGCACTCGAAAGGGCTTCGCTCTTGCTTGCGTGCTGGAAGCGGCAGGGGTTGCCTTGACGGCGGTGAGCACAGCGCCTGGGCTTTTCCTCTTCGGAGCAGCGCTCCTCGGGGCAACCTTCATGGGTATCACCGCGCTTGGCTTGATGGAGGCACGGCGCGAAGTCAGCCGGGACGGACCGGCAGCAATCCGTCAGATGCTTGCGGTACTGACGGCAAGCTTTGGCGTCGGGCAGATGGCCGGGCCCTGGGTTGCCGGCCAGATGCACCATCTGACCGGGTCCTTTACTGCTTCATCCCTGGCAGCCGCCGCGGCGCTTGTGGTAGCCGCGGCACTGGTCGTCAGATGA
- a CDS encoding outer membrane protein, which yields MVSSFANYVFRAPPAIGRGRSRQRPGVIRRVLRSHWLLEPLVLCAVLGVLVVGASAADLETFDAPVYSQAPQSLWAGPYLGFEAGVSQTVTDVKSGGRSKDFSRVDAAFGLFGGYNWEVSRFVLGVEGGAAYLGGREKGNHPTLGTIETGSKWTINAKARGGVPINNVMPYLSLGIAATEHSLKANGTERNSVSIGPVIGGGVEVAVTDAWHLRADYSMTGILDEKAGYGGTKVDRTAGNHRLMIGLSRSF from the coding sequence ATGGTAAGTTCCTTTGCCAATTATGTTTTTCGTGCGCCGCCGGCCATCGGGCGCGGTCGCTCCAGGCAACGCCCCGGTGTGATCAGGCGTGTTCTGCGGAGCCACTGGCTGTTGGAGCCGCTGGTTCTGTGCGCCGTTCTTGGTGTGCTTGTCGTTGGGGCGAGTGCTGCCGATCTGGAGACTTTTGACGCTCCTGTCTATTCGCAAGCGCCACAGTCGCTCTGGGCTGGGCCTTATCTCGGCTTTGAAGCAGGTGTTTCGCAGACCGTGACAGACGTCAAATCAGGCGGTCGATCGAAGGATTTTTCACGGGTCGACGCAGCGTTCGGTCTTTTCGGCGGTTACAACTGGGAAGTCTCCCGCTTCGTCCTGGGTGTGGAAGGCGGTGCGGCCTATCTCGGCGGCCGTGAAAAAGGCAACCATCCGACGCTGGGCACCATCGAGACAGGATCCAAGTGGACGATCAATGCCAAGGCCCGGGGCGGCGTGCCGATCAACAACGTGATGCCTTATCTCAGCCTCGGTATTGCTGCGACAGAACACAGCCTCAAGGCGAACGGGACGGAGAGAAACTCCGTTTCGATCGGTCCGGTGATCGGCGGGGGTGTCGAGGTTGCGGTAACGGATGCGTGGCATCTCAGGGCCGACTACTCGATGACCGGTATCCTGGACGAGAAGGCCGGATATGGCGGTACGAAGGTAGATCGGACGGCCGGTAACCATCGGCTCATGATCGGGCTCTCCCGTTCGTTCTGA
- a CDS encoding YkvA family protein, whose product MLKDTIKTWAKRIKRDLHALYLAGRDPRVPWYVKALAIATAAYALSPIDLIPDFIPVIGYLDDLLLVPLGIYLVVKLIPPQVMEDCRLEADRRSEKLPASKMAAVLVLLIWIGAALVALLWFWRRVSV is encoded by the coding sequence ATGCTGAAGGACACCATCAAGACCTGGGCAAAGCGCATCAAGCGAGATCTCCATGCCCTTTATCTGGCTGGAAGGGATCCGAGGGTTCCCTGGTATGTGAAGGCCCTGGCCATCGCAACCGCAGCCTATGCTCTGTCACCCATTGACCTGATTCCGGATTTCATTCCGGTGATCGGATATCTCGACGATCTGCTTCTCGTGCCGCTCGGCATCTACCTGGTGGTGAAGCTCATTCCACCGCAGGTGATGGAGGACTGCCGGCTGGAAGCTGACAGGAGATCGGAAAAGCTGCCTGCCAGCAAAATGGCGGCAGTCCTGGTTCTACTGATCTGGATCGGTGCGGCGTTGGTTGCACTTTTGTGGTTCTGGCGGCGTGTTTCTGTCTAA